The genome window CTCAAAAAGTAGATGCTCTTAAATTCGGTAATCCATGGGAAGACGGTGCCAAATTAACTCCTTTACCAGAACCTAATAAACCTGCTTACATACAAGAATTGATTGACGACGCTTTAGAAAAAGGAGGTGAAATTATCAATCAAAAAGGAGGCGTAACCACTCATAATTATATCTTTCCAGCTGTCGTATATCCAGTAACAAAAAATATGCGGGTGTACGAAGAAGAACAATTTGGACCTATTATACCTATCATCTCCTTTTCAGATATTGAAGAGCCATTGGATGACATGGCAGCATCTAATTACGGCCAGCAAGTCAGCTTATTTGGAAAAGACGTGCAAACATTAGCACCGCTCATAGATACGTTGGTGAATTTAGTTTGCCGTGTAAACCTGAACAGTTCCTGTCAACGTGGACCTGACGTATACCCTTTTACGGGAAGAAAAGATTCTGCTGTAGGTACGTTAAGTGTTCATGATGCCTTACGTTCCTTTTCCATTAGAACATTTGTAGCTGCTAAAGACAACGAATACAACAATGCTATTTTAAAGAATTTGATGGATGCAAGGATTTCCAATTTTGTCAGTACCGATTACATTCTTTAAAAGTATCCTAGGACTTTTAACGTTGTTTTTCAAAACAACTATGTGAAAGTCATTAAGATCTAAAAAAGCTTAGGAGTTATTTAAGGTTCCCTATTTTTTAAATAGGGAACCTTAATTTTATACGGCAATAAAAATACCTCAACTATAGGCGTAATTTTAAACCATATATTGCACACCTATCATCATCTAGAAATACTATGCAGTAGCAGTCCGATTGTTTCAAAATCTATTTCTAAAATAGAACTTGGTTAGGGCTTTCTAAATGTTTTTGATCAAAACTTTGATTAAAGAAGTAAACAAATTCCAATAAAAGCTAAGAAACTCTCTTCTGTTTCCCTCACCGAAGGAGGTACTGCTGTACTGCACTCCATACCTCCGTTTAACGTGAAAGTTCTCTTTAAACAGGCATTTTAGAAATCACTATGATGCAACTTAATTATTTTTTATTATTAACTACACCCCTTTAAATAATAGGGTGCACTATTGCTTTTTTGATACATACCAACAGATACACCCTAAATTTTATATGAAAAACCTTTCAGATTTTATATAAATAACAGAACTTCCCCAAATAATTTAAAAAGTAACATCATGATTGTTGGTATTCCTAAAGAGATTAAAAACAACGAAAGCAGGGTCGGTATAACACCTGCTGGAGTTTTTGAATTAGTAAAAAACAAACATACGGTATGCGTTCAATCAAATGCCGGAGATGGAAGTGGTTTTTTAAATGATGATTATGTAAAGGCAGGAGCTTTAATTCTCGATACTATTGAGCAAGTTTATGGGGGTTGTGAAATGATCGTAAAGGTTAAAGAACCTATTGCCGAGGAATACGCTTTGATAAAGGAAGGTCAGATCCTGTTTACTTACTTTCATTTTGCCTCCAGTGAGCTATTGACAAAAGCCATGATTAAAGCAAAGGCGATTTGCATTGCTTATGAAACTGTTGAAGACCAGGAAGGCGGCTTACCACTACTAACTCCTATGTCTGAAGTAGCCGGAAGATTAGCTATACAACAAGGTGCTAAATATTTAGAAAAACCAGTCAAAGGTCGCGGTGTGCTTTTAGGAGGCGTACCGGGTGTAGCTCCGGGTAAAGTTTTGGTTCTAGGAGCTGGTGTGGTAGGTATACAAGCCGCAAAAATGGCAGCTGGTCTAGGAGCTCATGTTACTATTATGGACATCAACATGAAACGATTGCGTTATGTAAACGATGTCATGCCCCCGCATGTAGTGACAGAATTTTCCAACGAATTTAATATCAGAAAACACATCAAAACTCATGATTTGATCATTGGAGGGGTGCTACTTAAGGGTGCTAAAGCTCCTAATTTGATTACGAGAGATATGCTTAAAGAAATGCGTCCAGGAACAGTGATTGTAGATGTAGCCGTGGATCAAGGTGGTTGTGTAGAGACCACTAAACCTACAACCCATCAAGATCCTGTATATATTATTGATGATGTCGTGCATTATTGTGTAGCTAACATGCCTGGAGCAGTTCCTTGCACCTCTACAATTGCATTGACTAATGTTACTCTTCCCTTTGTGTTGAAATTAGCAAATATGGGTTGGGAAGCTGCTTGTGAAAAAGACGCCTACCTTAAAAAAGGATTGAATATCATCTCTGGTAAAGTAGTTTATGAAGAGATCAATGAAGCTTTTGGTTGGTAAAAGCTTTTATAGTTCCATATACTAGCATATTCATAGGGATTTGTTAGGGCTGAGGCCTTATTAAAAGTTGCTTAATAACCCGTGGAGACCAGCTCGAATTGAATTGTTTTAAAATTCACCTCTCCTTAAAATGACCCCAAATTTTTATTGCTTTTTTTTTGTAAAAAATGATAAGAGAAAAAAGTGCCTCTATTACAATAATACCGCACTTTCAATCTTACTCACCACAGCCTGTGCGGCAGCCTTACCGTTTAACATGGCCGCATTAAGAGAGCCATTACTTAAATGGTCCCCTGCTAGAAATATATGTTCTGTCAATTGTGTTTCTGATGGGGTCATAGAATAATTTAAAGAGTCCAATTGAGGCAATGCTTTTTTAATGTGATGCAATTGAATCAATTCAGATGCTTTGATTCCCGTTTCTTCTCTCAATTCTTTGATCACACGCTCCGCAAGTTGTTGATCACTTAATTGATGCTTTTTAATAACAGATACACTGATTACAATCCTGTGATTTTCAAAAACATCTTGTAAAAAATGAAAATTATTGATCAATACCTCTCCGTTAGATACTAAACCTATGATGGCCTCGTCAAAACCGGCGTGGTCTGTTTCAAAATAGAGAACCGTTACTTGGTGCCATGGAATCATTTCTTTAGGTAAATTAGGAACTACATCTCCCGCTGGGGCTGCAACAATCGTGTAATCTGACAAAAACTTTTCTCCATTTTCCAATGTGATTTTATTTCCTAAGACAGCACTTACTTTTTGTTTTAACTGAATAGTACCTTTGGGTAGATGAGAAGCCAGTTGCTCTGGAATTGCCTTGATACCGCCAGCGGGTATGGTTGCATTGCCCTCTGTAAACATTTTGAAGACAAATTCAAACATGCGACTGCTGGTCGCTAGCTCTGTTTCTAAGAATATACCTGCATAAAAAGGTGTAAAGAAACTGGATATCATCTTTTGAGAAAACCCGTATTCTTCCAGATAGGTTTTTGTAGTCGTTTCTGGTGAAGCAAACACCTCTTGAAGTGTTTTTTGTTTTAGCTTTCGCGAAAGCGAGAACACCAACCATTTATCTTTTAAAGATCCGACTCCTGCAACTAAGGTGCTCCATAAGAAACTGTAATCTCTAGAAGCATCACCAAGCCTATAAGTCTTACCGTCTTTGAAAATCATGGACCCAGGAACGAATTTGCGCAATTTTAAAGCTTCTACATCTAGAAATTCATGTACCGCCGGATAGGCATCCAGCATCACTTGGAAACCCTGATCGAGTATCAAGCCATTTTTAATAACGCTATTCACGCGTCCTCCCACAAATGAATTGACATCATATATGGTTGATTTATAACCAGCGTTTTGTAAAGTTAAAGCAGCAGTTAGACCACTAACTCCAGCGCCTATAATAGTAATTTGGGGTTGGCTTTTTTCCATGGCGTAAAAATAATCTAGAGCAGGAGATTTCAAAGGGTTTATTCAATGCTTAACAAAAAGAATTTTAAGACCAAGTATCTTTACAAAAACACCAACTCCATGTTATTGCAAGAAAATACCCAAGAAGTAGGTTTTACAGATAAAATAGTGTCCACTACGCTATCTTATTACGAACAATTTATTGAATACATACCACGACTAGGTGTAGGACTTACCATTATTATACTAGGAGTATTTATAGCTGGCTTCTTTGGTAGGTTTACAACTTCCAGAGTGAGTAAGCGCACACAAGACCCCTTGATGAGCCGTTTCTTGGGAAAAGCAATTCGTTTTATGCTCATCATTGTATTTGTAATGCTAGCGCTTAGAACAGCTGGATTAGGTGATATCAGCGCAGGGATATTAGCTACAGCTGGAGCCAGTGCCGTAGTTTTAGGATTTGCATTTAAAGATATTGGTCAGAACTTTATTGCAGGTATTATTTTAAGTTTTAACCGACCTTTTAATGTGAATGATACCGTAGAAATAGGTGCTAATTTTGGAAGGGTCAAAGAGCTCGAATTTAGATATACTAAACTTAAAACATTTGATGGTAAAGATGTGTATATTCCTAATTCTGACGTTATCACGCAGCCGGTAACCAACTATACTGAAGATGGATTCTTTCGTTGGGATTTTATAGTAGGTATCGATTATGAAGACGATATCAACCTGGCAAAGGATTGCATCATGCAAGCTCTAAAAATAGATTCTAAAGTAATTGAAGATGAAGGACATGTCAATTATGTTATTGAAAATGAGCTAGCTACCAGCACAATAAACTTAAAGGTTTTCTTCTGGGTGGATACTTTTGATTTTGGAAGAGTTGCTAACGCAACTCGTGGTCGTGTGATTGGAAATGTAAAAAGGGCATTAATGGAAAAAGGCTTCTATTTACCAGCAGATATTCAGGAAATAAAGCTATACGGTCGTGAATCTGACTTACCTTTGTCTATTAAAGATAAACGAGTTACAAAAGATGCTTAAATTCTTCAAATACTTAGCTTTAGTAGAGGGCTATTCCTTTCTACTCATCCTGTTCCTTACCATGCCTCTTAAATATTTAGGCGGTGTGCTTTTACCCAATAAAATAATGGGAATGGCTCATGGTATTCTTTTTTTAAGTTATGTAGTTATTGCCATAGTGCTGAGCCAACTGTTAAAATGGAACTTTAAAAAATTGCTAATCGTTCTCGCCATGTCGGTAGTTCCTTTTGGGACGTTCTGGATGGAAGATACCTACTTAAAAGAAGATCTAAAAGCTATTCCTTAATCAGTATCAAAACCTTTGTTTTTCATACGGTTGTGTTGGTATTCTACTTCAGTTTTACCGTGAGCTGCTGGTTTTCCGTTTTCGCCTAGATTAACTAGAATGATACTTTCGATAGTAATAATAGTCGCATAGGTCATTTTATTGCGTACCACACACCTTAAATCGATAGAGCTATTGCCGAATTTACTGACCTCTATACCTATCTCGATAATGTCTCCAGGCTTTGCACTGCCTACAAAATTGATTTCACTCATATACTTAGTAACCACTTTTTGATTCTCTAATTGGATCACGCTATAGAGCGCTGCTTCTTCATCAATCCATTCCAGTAACCTTCCTCCGAAGAGTGTTCCGTTAGGATTCAAGTCTTCTGGTTTGATCCATTTTCTAGTATGAAAATTCATATGTTATAGTTTGCAATCAAAGATACATTTGATCTACCTGAAAAACCTATTTTTGCTATATGAAACATCTTTCTAGTCCCAATAACGCGATAATACGTCATGTAGAACAACTGCAGCGTAAGAGCAAAGCACGTAAAAAAGAAGGGCTTTTTATTGTTGAGGGACAACGGGAAGTAGCTCTGGCAGCTCGTGGGGGGTATGTGATTGATCAATTATTGATTTGTGGCCCTATCCTACTCCATAAAGATCAATTTACAAATGAAGAGGTGTATTCATTTTTTGAAATGGATCAACATCCTGAAATCATATCTGTTACAGAAGAAGTCTATGAAAAGATGGCTTATCGCAGTGGAACTGAAGGCTGTCTCGCTTTCGCGAAAACAAAATCACAACAATTATCTGATCTCCAATTAACAGAAAAACCATTAATCCTAATTGCCGAGTCTACCGAAAAACCAGGTAACATAGGTGCTTTATTAAGAACAGCTGATGCTGCAAAGGTAGATGCCGTAATCATTGCTAACCCAACAGCAGATTTATATAATCCCAACGTCATACGCTCCAGTGTGGGTTGTGTTTTTACAGTACCCACAGCTGTAGGAAGCACAGAAGAAGTGATAGAGTTCTTGAAAAGCAACTCCATTAATCTTTATGCAGCGACCTTGCAAAGCAGTGAACGTTACGATCACATCGATTACAGAAACCCTAGTGCTATAGCAGTAGGAACAGAAGCTACAGGATTATCTGAAGAAATGAGAGCGGCGGCAAAAGCTAACATCATCATTCCCATGTCTGGTGAGATAGATTCTATGAACGTTTCTGTAAGTGCTGCAATTATGATCTTCGAGGCTAAAAGACAACGCAATTTTATTTAAACATCTATAATTAGTTACATGACTTCAACCACCATATTTTATATTATAATAGGAATACTCGTTTTTGACTTTTTATTAGAACGTATTTTAGGATTTCTTAATTATACTTGGTACTCCAAGCCTATTCCAAAAGACCTGTCAGACGTTTATGATCAAGCAGCCTATGAAAAATCTCAGGAATATAAAAAAGCTAATTTCAGGTTTGGATTGATGTCAAGCACTTTTTCCTTTCTAGGAATTTTAGTGTTTCTGTCTTTCCAAGGTTTTGCTGTAGTAGATGAAATCGCTAGAAGCTATGCAACTAATCAAATCCTGGTGGCTCTATTATTTTTTGGAATTATGATGCTGGCAAGTGAGCTTCTTTCATTGCCTTTTTCTATTTATTCAACCTTTGTGATTGAAGAGAAATTTGGTTTTAATAAAACCACAGTAAAGACTTTTATTTTAGATAAAGTTAAAGGTTATTTCTTAACCGCCCTCTTGGGTGGTGGTATCCTTTCTTTAATTATTCTTTGCTATGACTGGGCCGGAGCTAATTTCTGGTGGTATGTATGGATTTTGATATTTATGATATCCCTATTCCTGAATATGTTTTATGCCAAATTATTCGTACCTCTTTTCAATAAACAGGCACCGCTAGAAGAAGGGGCCTTGAAAAATAAAATCAGTGATTATGCAGCTAGCGTAGGATTTCAATTAGACAAGGTTTTTGTCATTGACGGAAGTAAACGTTCTACAAAGGCAAATGCTTATTTTAGTGGTTTCGGTAGTGAGAAAAGAGTTACTTTATACGATACGTTGATAGAACAATTAACTGAGGAGGAGATAGTCGCTGTCCTTGCTCATGAAGTAGGTCATTACAAAAGAAAGCACATCGTTTACAATTTGACAGCAGGAACTCTAACTACTGGTTTTACACTTTGGCTATTTTCTTTATTTGTTGATAGCAGTTTATTATCAGATGCCTTAGGAGTTAGTATTCCTTCTTTTCATGTAGGACTGGTTGCTTTTGGTTTGCTCTATGCACCTATTTCAACGCTTACGGGTATTGTCATGAGTTTATTATCGAGAAGGTTTGAATATCAAGCTGATTATTACGCCAAGGATACCTACAAGAAAGAACCGCTTATCAGTGGTTTAAAAACACTTTCTAAAACAAGTTTAAGCAATCTAACTCCGCACCCAGCCTACGTTTGGTTTCATTATTCGCATCCTAGTTTACAACAGCGTATTACTGCTATGAATAGCGATGTCGTTTATTAGGTTTAGGAGTTGGTAAGTTGCACAAATAGTATAAGAAAGTAAATCAATTAGTAATTAGCACTTTAATGAGACGCACTTTAATCGCAATAGCAAAATGAAGGCCATGAAACTAAAAACAAAAATTCTTTTTGCACTCGTCGCTTGCCTTACCTTAGGATTAGCACCCTTTAGACCTGAACCTCATATATGGGGCAAATTGAAATGGATTGCTGGTGGTGCAAAAGGAATGGGATTCATGGATTATTGGGATACCTTTCTTCACGGTGTGCCATGGCTGTTTTTTGCTTACTTTTTAATTGTTGCACTATTGAGGAAAAAGTGATAATTTAGAATGGATTATAAATAGGTGATTGTACTGAATGGAAAACTTCCTTATTTACCATTATACATATAAAACATCATGAAGAATCTTAAAATTATAGGCCGCTTAGCATTTTTGTTGGTAAGCGTCCTGAACGCGCAGTCACAGATAACCCATACATCTGAAAAGTATCACATTCAGTTTACTACTACTCAGGATATAGCTGTTTACGAGACTGAGTCAGATCGAGTTTTAGGTTTTGAAAATGATGATTTTGCGATAGATATTGAAGTTTTTGAATTATCTGAGGTAAACTCTAGCTATTTAGATGATTTAAAAAAGACAACAAGATCAATCGCTAGTCAGTTGTCGCTCAGGGATGTGCAACAAGCGATTCCATTATCTAACCTAACTAGTGGATATTATGTAAGAGCTACAGATATTGATGGTGAAGATGTTATACCTGTCTTTGTAGGAGTTATACATAACAAATCAAAACAATTAATTTACGAAATAACAGTCTATTGTTATGACTTAGACTTAGGAAAAGGACGTAAAACGATAGAGAGTTTTAGATTAATGGAATAAAAGAGCAATCTCCCCTAATTTCAACATATAATTAACGTAACCAATTAAGGATATGCTGTAATTTGGGATCATGAAAACTTTTGATCTCCTACTCTATTTTACCATAGTTTCTTTCCTCTTTTTTGGAATGAACTGCATGTTTAATCCGCGCATGAGGTTGGAATTCACAAGGTACGGCTTGAACACCTTACAGCGCTTACTCACTGGGTTTTTTCAGGTAATGGGCGCTGTAGGTCTCCTTTATGGTATCTTTAATACCAAAGTAGGTATAGCTGCCTCTGCAGGCCTATGTGTTTTAATGTTTTCTGGATTACTTGTTCGGATAAGAATAAAAGATAGTTTATATAAGTCATCCCCCGCTCTTGTTTTTATGGTCCTTAGCGGTATTATTTGCTATAGATTTATAAAATTACTCTAAATAAAAGGAGTTGTGTGTCAATAAGTAACCTTATAATTATAACAGAAGCACCCTGTTAAGTCTAGGGTTTTGTAGCTAGTAGAAAAGCCTGCCTATTTTATAAACTCGCACTCCATTATCTATAGTTACTATAAAACAAAGTAAGTAAGGATCTATTGACCTATAAAAAGAGTAATAACAGAAAGTACTAAAAAGAGGGCCGCAGGAAATGATTTTTTAAAGGAATCCCTTATTTTAAAATGCATAAAAATTGCTCCAGTC of Nonlabens sp. Ci31 contains these proteins:
- the ald gene encoding alanine dehydrogenase yields the protein MIVGIPKEIKNNESRVGITPAGVFELVKNKHTVCVQSNAGDGSGFLNDDYVKAGALILDTIEQVYGGCEMIVKVKEPIAEEYALIKEGQILFTYFHFASSELLTKAMIKAKAICIAYETVEDQEGGLPLLTPMSEVAGRLAIQQGAKYLEKPVKGRGVLLGGVPGVAPGKVLVLGAGVVGIQAAKMAAGLGAHVTIMDINMKRLRYVNDVMPPHVVTEFSNEFNIRKHIKTHDLIIGGVLLKGAKAPNLITRDMLKEMRPGTVIVDVAVDQGGCVETTKPTTHQDPVYIIDDVVHYCVANMPGAVPCTSTIALTNVTLPFVLKLANMGWEAACEKDAYLKKGLNIISGKVVYEEINEAFGW
- a CDS encoding NAD(P)/FAD-dependent oxidoreductase; this encodes MEKSQPQITIIGAGVSGLTAALTLQNAGYKSTIYDVNSFVGGRVNSVIKNGLILDQGFQVMLDAYPAVHEFLDVEALKLRKFVPGSMIFKDGKTYRLGDASRDYSFLWSTLVAGVGSLKDKWLVFSLSRKLKQKTLQEVFASPETTTKTYLEEYGFSQKMISSFFTPFYAGIFLETELATSSRMFEFVFKMFTEGNATIPAGGIKAIPEQLASHLPKGTIQLKQKVSAVLGNKITLENGEKFLSDYTIVAAPAGDVVPNLPKEMIPWHQVTVLYFETDHAGFDEAIIGLVSNGEVLINNFHFLQDVFENHRIVISVSVIKKHQLSDQQLAERVIKELREETGIKASELIQLHHIKKALPQLDSLNYSMTPSETQLTEHIFLAGDHLSNGSLNAAMLNGKAAAQAVVSKIESAVLL
- a CDS encoding mechanosensitive ion channel family protein gives rise to the protein MLLQENTQEVGFTDKIVSTTLSYYEQFIEYIPRLGVGLTIIILGVFIAGFFGRFTTSRVSKRTQDPLMSRFLGKAIRFMLIIVFVMLALRTAGLGDISAGILATAGASAVVLGFAFKDIGQNFIAGIILSFNRPFNVNDTVEIGANFGRVKELEFRYTKLKTFDGKDVYIPNSDVITQPVTNYTEDGFFRWDFIVGIDYEDDINLAKDCIMQALKIDSKVIEDEGHVNYVIENELATSTINLKVFFWVDTFDFGRVANATRGRVIGNVKRALMEKGFYLPADIQEIKLYGRESDLPLSIKDKRVTKDA
- a CDS encoding DUF3817 domain-containing protein — encoded protein: MLKFFKYLALVEGYSFLLILFLTMPLKYLGGVLLPNKIMGMAHGILFLSYVVIAIVLSQLLKWNFKKLLIVLAMSVVPFGTFWMEDTYLKEDLKAIP
- a CDS encoding acyl-CoA thioesterase, producing the protein MNFHTRKWIKPEDLNPNGTLFGGRLLEWIDEEAALYSVIQLENQKVVTKYMSEINFVGSAKPGDIIEIGIEVSKFGNSSIDLRCVVRNKMTYATIITIESIILVNLGENGKPAAHGKTEVEYQHNRMKNKGFDTD
- a CDS encoding TrmH family RNA methyltransferase codes for the protein MKHLSSPNNAIIRHVEQLQRKSKARKKEGLFIVEGQREVALAARGGYVIDQLLICGPILLHKDQFTNEEVYSFFEMDQHPEIISVTEEVYEKMAYRSGTEGCLAFAKTKSQQLSDLQLTEKPLILIAESTEKPGNIGALLRTADAAKVDAVIIANPTADLYNPNVIRSSVGCVFTVPTAVGSTEEVIEFLKSNSINLYAATLQSSERYDHIDYRNPSAIAVGTEATGLSEEMRAAAKANIIIPMSGEIDSMNVSVSAAIMIFEAKRQRNFI
- a CDS encoding M48 family metallopeptidase, which codes for MTSTTIFYIIIGILVFDFLLERILGFLNYTWYSKPIPKDLSDVYDQAAYEKSQEYKKANFRFGLMSSTFSFLGILVFLSFQGFAVVDEIARSYATNQILVALLFFGIMMLASELLSLPFSIYSTFVIEEKFGFNKTTVKTFILDKVKGYFLTALLGGGILSLIILCYDWAGANFWWYVWILIFMISLFLNMFYAKLFVPLFNKQAPLEEGALKNKISDYAASVGFQLDKVFVIDGSKRSTKANAYFSGFGSEKRVTLYDTLIEQLTEEEIVAVLAHEVGHYKRKHIVYNLTAGTLTTGFTLWLFSLFVDSSLLSDALGVSIPSFHVGLVAFGLLYAPISTLTGIVMSLLSRRFEYQADYYAKDTYKKEPLISGLKTLSKTSLSNLTPHPAYVWFHYSHPSLQQRITAMNSDVVY
- a CDS encoding DoxX family protein produces the protein MKTFDLLLYFTIVSFLFFGMNCMFNPRMRLEFTRYGLNTLQRLLTGFFQVMGAVGLLYGIFNTKVGIAASAGLCVLMFSGLLVRIRIKDSLYKSSPALVFMVLSGIICYRFIKLL